In Rhodohalobacter barkolensis, the following proteins share a genomic window:
- a CDS encoding choice-of-anchor V domain-containing protein, with protein sequence MKILLKLLGIVSIPFIVGLSMPEVKSNHSLISKVENPDHLDGAFTGGFGEETCRSCHFDYDLNMDGGSLTMDGVPETYEAGKDYEITIKLKAEQLEVGGFQMTTRFEDGSQAGEFSWEGNDLMFTPSVSDEVKYLQHSASGTQKAEDRTIQWSFTWKAPEQDGEKVILNIAANSGNYDDSSFGDWIYADETTLEQDN encoded by the coding sequence ATGAAGATCCTTCTGAAACTACTGGGCATTGTCTCCATACCGTTTATAGTAGGTCTATCCATGCCCGAAGTAAAAAGCAATCATAGCTTGATAAGCAAAGTAGAAAACCCGGACCATCTTGATGGAGCTTTCACAGGTGGCTTTGGAGAAGAGACCTGCCGTTCCTGCCATTTTGATTATGATCTGAATATGGATGGCGGCAGCCTGACTATGGACGGTGTACCTGAAACTTATGAAGCCGGTAAAGATTATGAAATAACAATCAAGCTTAAGGCAGAGCAGCTTGAAGTTGGAGGCTTTCAGATGACAACCCGTTTTGAGGACGGCTCACAAGCCGGTGAATTTTCATGGGAGGGAAATGACCTGATGTTTACGCCTTCCGTTTCTGATGAAGTGAAATATCTGCAGCACTCTGCATCCGGTACTCAAAAAGCAGAAGATCGAACGATTCAATGGTCATTTACCTGGAAAGCACCTGAACAGGACGGTGAAAAGGTTATACTCAACATAGCCGCAAACTCCGGAAATTATGATGATTCCTCCTTCGGCGACTGGATTTATGCAGATGAAACTACTCTTGAGCAAGATAATTGA
- a CDS encoding alkaline phosphatase PhoX has product MSISRRNFLKQAGAVSVGFSGLHLLMGAGFGFSSAFNSPAAEGYGPLQEDPDGIFDLPDGFSYKIVSRFGEIMDDGFRLPHVPDGMAAFPGKNGLTVVVRNHEVNADAPDHDGPFIPGKSSGFDHSKVYDWGGGKPALGGTTNLIYDTKNQKVVRQFLSLAGTIRNCAGGPTPWNTWITCEETVQKADGHFEKDHGFVFEVPASTNPELYHAQPIKEMGRFNHEAVAVDPNSGVVYLTEDRSDGLLYRFIPNKKGELLEGGELQALIVKDQRSLDTRNWEAARTVELNTSLEVEWITMENVLAPDDDLRHRGFEKGAAKFARGEGMWYGNGTVFFACTNGGRAKKGQIWKYTPSPYEATGEESGAPGKLELFVEPNDATVIENADNLTVSPWGDLIVCEDGDGDQYLVGVTPEGSLYKFGRNALNESELAGATFSPDGSTLFFNIQKAGLTLAVTGPWKTHKA; this is encoded by the coding sequence ATGTCCATTTCTCGACGCAATTTCTTAAAACAAGCAGGAGCTGTCTCTGTTGGTTTTTCCGGCCTCCACCTGTTAATGGGAGCCGGCTTCGGATTTTCATCAGCTTTCAACTCACCAGCCGCAGAGGGTTACGGGCCTTTGCAAGAAGATCCGGATGGAATATTCGATCTGCCCGATGGATTTTCTTATAAAATTGTTTCACGCTTTGGCGAAATCATGGATGATGGGTTCAGGTTACCTCATGTGCCTGACGGAATGGCTGCGTTTCCGGGAAAGAACGGCTTAACAGTGGTTGTAAGAAATCATGAAGTAAATGCGGACGCACCGGATCATGACGGGCCATTTATTCCGGGAAAGAGTTCCGGTTTCGACCACTCCAAAGTGTACGATTGGGGTGGTGGAAAGCCTGCCCTTGGCGGTACAACCAACCTCATTTACGACACAAAAAATCAAAAAGTAGTCCGCCAGTTTTTAAGCTTGGCCGGTACCATACGTAATTGTGCCGGAGGCCCTACACCCTGGAACACCTGGATCACTTGTGAGGAAACGGTTCAAAAAGCTGACGGACATTTTGAAAAAGATCACGGCTTTGTATTTGAAGTTCCTGCTTCAACAAATCCTGAGCTATACCATGCACAACCAATTAAGGAAATGGGGCGATTTAATCATGAAGCCGTGGCAGTCGATCCCAACAGTGGTGTGGTTTACCTCACCGAAGATCGCTCTGACGGACTTCTTTACAGATTTATCCCTAACAAAAAAGGTGAGCTGCTGGAAGGCGGCGAATTACAGGCACTGATTGTAAAAGATCAGAGAAGCTTAGACACGCGAAATTGGGAAGCAGCGAGAACTGTAGAACTCAATACATCTTTGGAAGTAGAGTGGATAACCATGGAAAATGTCCTGGCTCCCGATGATGACCTTCGCCACCGAGGATTTGAGAAAGGAGCAGCAAAATTTGCACGCGGTGAGGGTATGTGGTATGGTAATGGCACGGTCTTTTTTGCCTGCACAAATGGCGGCCGCGCTAAAAAAGGACAGATTTGGAAATATACCCCTTCCCCCTACGAAGCAACCGGAGAAGAGTCAGGCGCCCCCGGCAAACTGGAGTTATTTGTTGAACCAAATGACGCAACCGTAATCGAAAATGCAGATAATCTGACTGTGTCTCCCTGGGGTGATCTCATTGTATGTGAAGACGGAGATGGCGATCAATATCTGGTTGGAGTAACCCCGGAAGGTTCTCTATATAAATTCGGCAGGAATGCGCTCAATGAATCAGAACTTGCCGGAGCAACTTTTTCCCCCGATGGTTCTACACTTTTCTTCAACATTCAGAAAGCAGGATTAACACTGGCAGTTACGGGTCCGTGGAAAACACATAAAGCCTGA
- a CDS encoding TonB-dependent receptor: MFSLRKISGLLATCLVLIICCSQNVHAQNGSVRGVVLDTGTQERLPGATVMLSSRDRGTTTDANGSFRIRNLQPGTYQLEVSYIGYETATVEIEVISDSTTEIEVSLNDNFTELDGITIVGNRQGQVRALSMQKNALNIKNVVSSDLIGRFPDPNVAEALQRIPGISIQRDQGEGRYVQIRGTDPNLSNVMINGEQIAAPEGDDRTVALDMIPSDILSSIEVTKAITPDMDGDAIGGSVNLNTLSAISDERVINMTLNTGYNNQVVQNSPLLGQGSISIGERLGENNKFGYLISGSYNRSNRASDNNEMEYDDGELDVLELRDYELTRERLGLVSAFDYRLNDETRFFLNANYNYFSDLEYRRRVTLEADEVARDFKDRLEEQQIFSASAGGEHAVVGNTVLDYKLSYSYSDQNTPTDKEISYVLEDDSGDFIEFNRNNPDYPQFSVSSSADPSTGVYNYSRYEYDEFADASEITTDRHFTAKMNVTTNFSIADDAYGFVKYGALGRFKKKDRDVTENIYGYNGSIGFQSILGDFEDNDFLSNRYANGIGLFPDRSGVSNFFNNNQSDFELETEDSIEASGEEDYNATEDTFAAYAMANIQTGKLSSLIGLRYEYTQVDYTANITEFDDQDDLITPIPSVSDKNSFGFLLPMAHLTYRASDNLNVRLAWTNTFSKPKYFDLAPYRIIARQDQEIELGNPDLDPARSTNLDFMGEYYFSNVGILSAGVFYKRINDFIFISNFDFQEQGPYLGYEAVQPINGDDADLFGFELNLQQQLTFLPGFLSGLGIYANYTYTWSEARLTTEGGTDRTVSLPGQAENVANLALSYEKSGFSGRLSLNYAGAFVDEIRESSSSDRIYDERYQLDVSASQQILPNIRVFAEMINLTNAPLRYYNGVSNRPEQQEFYSWWGNVGVKLNF, from the coding sequence ATGTTCTCTCTTAGAAAGATATCAGGTTTACTCGCAACATGCCTGGTATTGATAATATGTTGCTCTCAAAACGTTCATGCTCAGAACGGCTCCGTTCGAGGTGTTGTACTTGATACAGGCACACAGGAACGGCTACCGGGTGCTACAGTAATGCTTAGTAGCCGAGACCGCGGTACAACTACCGATGCTAACGGCAGTTTCCGGATTAGGAACCTTCAACCCGGCACATACCAACTGGAAGTCAGTTATATTGGATATGAGACAGCAACCGTAGAAATAGAGGTAATTTCGGATTCCACAACAGAGATTGAAGTTTCGTTGAATGATAATTTTACGGAGCTTGATGGAATTACAATTGTTGGAAACCGGCAGGGCCAAGTTCGCGCACTTAGTATGCAGAAAAATGCGCTGAACATCAAAAATGTAGTCTCTTCTGATCTTATTGGTCGCTTTCCTGATCCCAATGTGGCTGAAGCTCTTCAACGAATTCCCGGAATCTCCATTCAGCGTGATCAGGGAGAGGGCCGGTATGTTCAAATAAGGGGAACAGATCCCAATCTTAGTAATGTAATGATTAACGGCGAACAGATCGCCGCACCGGAGGGAGATGATCGAACGGTTGCCCTCGATATGATTCCATCCGATATTCTTTCAAGTATTGAAGTAACCAAAGCCATTACTCCGGATATGGACGGTGATGCAATTGGCGGTTCCGTTAATCTGAATACTCTTTCAGCGATATCTGATGAGCGGGTTATAAATATGACTCTAAATACCGGATACAATAACCAAGTGGTTCAAAACTCTCCTCTTTTAGGTCAAGGATCTATTTCAATTGGTGAGCGATTAGGAGAAAATAATAAATTCGGTTATCTGATCTCTGGAAGCTACAATCGGTCTAATAGGGCCTCCGACAACAATGAGATGGAGTACGATGACGGTGAACTTGATGTACTGGAACTCCGTGATTATGAACTTACACGTGAGCGGCTTGGATTGGTGTCCGCTTTTGACTACAGGTTAAATGATGAAACCCGTTTTTTCCTGAATGCGAACTACAACTACTTTTCTGATCTCGAGTACCGCCGCCGGGTAACTCTGGAAGCTGACGAAGTGGCCAGAGACTTTAAGGACAGGCTGGAAGAACAGCAGATTTTCAGTGCCTCAGCGGGAGGTGAGCACGCTGTTGTCGGAAACACGGTCCTGGACTATAAACTCTCCTATTCATACTCCGATCAAAATACACCGACCGATAAAGAAATCAGTTACGTTCTTGAAGACGACAGCGGTGACTTTATTGAGTTCAACAGAAATAATCCAGACTATCCGCAATTCAGCGTTTCTTCATCTGCTGATCCTTCTACCGGCGTCTATAATTACAGCCGCTATGAATACGATGAGTTTGCAGATGCATCCGAGATTACAACAGACAGGCATTTCACGGCAAAAATGAACGTCACAACAAACTTCAGCATTGCCGATGACGCTTACGGATTTGTAAAATACGGTGCATTGGGCCGTTTTAAAAAGAAAGACCGTGACGTAACCGAAAATATTTACGGGTATAACGGCTCTATTGGATTTCAATCGATATTGGGAGATTTTGAAGACAACGATTTTCTTTCGAACCGGTACGCAAATGGCATTGGACTCTTCCCTGACAGAAGCGGTGTTTCGAATTTTTTCAACAATAACCAGTCAGACTTTGAGCTGGAGACTGAAGATTCAATTGAAGCATCCGGTGAAGAGGATTACAATGCTACAGAAGACACTTTTGCGGCGTATGCGATGGCAAATATTCAAACCGGGAAGCTTAGCTCTTTGATTGGGCTTAGGTACGAATATACCCAGGTTGATTATACAGCAAACATCACTGAGTTTGATGATCAGGACGATCTTATCACACCGATTCCATCAGTATCTGATAAGAATTCATTCGGTTTTCTCCTCCCTATGGCCCACCTTACCTACCGTGCATCAGACAACTTGAATGTGAGGCTTGCATGGACCAATACATTCTCCAAACCAAAATATTTTGATCTTGCCCCCTACCGTATTATTGCACGGCAGGATCAGGAGATTGAACTTGGAAATCCTGATCTTGATCCCGCGCGTTCCACTAATCTGGATTTCATGGGAGAATACTACTTCTCCAACGTTGGGATCCTATCAGCTGGGGTGTTTTACAAGCGAATCAACGACTTTATATTCATCAGTAATTTTGATTTCCAGGAACAAGGCCCTTACCTGGGGTACGAAGCCGTTCAGCCAATTAATGGTGATGATGCAGACCTGTTTGGGTTTGAATTAAACCTGCAGCAACAGCTTACGTTCCTACCCGGGTTCTTAAGTGGACTGGGTATCTATGCAAACTATACTTATACCTGGTCAGAAGCCCGCCTAACCACCGAAGGTGGAACCGACCGGACTGTGAGTCTTCCGGGGCAGGCTGAAAATGTGGCGAATCTAGCACTTTCATATGAAAAAAGTGGATTTAGTGGGCGACTGTCGCTTAACTATGCCGGAGCATTCGTAGATGAAATCAGAGAAAGCAGCAGCTCCGACAGAATATATGACGAACGCTACCAGCTTGACGTATCCGCTAGCCAACAGATATTGCCCAACATTCGGGTTTTTGCAGAAATGATCAACCTTACAAATGCACCTCTGCGATATTATAACGGTGTATCCAACAGACCTGAGCAGCAGGAGTTCTATTCATGGTGGGGTAACGTGGGTGTAAAACTCAATTTCTGA
- a CDS encoding phytase yields the protein MKYLISLILVLPILQACNLQSGSSSPDPDTINNRAVILTEAFHTDRDEGDNVDSPAVWHGPDSQNWLLATAKEGNTIIAYDATDGSLIERFGEGGVGEGQFERPNGIAVIDNLVLIVERDNQRVQIFSLPDFEPIGFLKHEDLRLPYGLSVFKTDSGSYELYVTDNFNPYLEGYPAEEELDERIHHFRFTIENGELDGEHFNLFGDVTGDGVLHKVESLYADPVYNRLLIADEAYSQRTIKIYNLDGEFTGDIIPDRYFTSEPEGIALYSCDDQSGYWIITDQHPNERNIFQVFDRESLDYIGGFKGELTRNTDGIWLSQQSFENFEKGAFFPVHDDGSVTAISWAEISDALNLEKNCTI from the coding sequence ATGAAATATCTAATTTCTTTGATATTGGTACTCCCGATCCTGCAGGCATGTAATCTGCAATCTGGATCCTCTTCGCCTGATCCTGATACCATAAACAATCGGGCCGTGATTCTTACTGAAGCCTTCCATACCGATCGTGACGAAGGGGACAACGTTGACAGCCCGGCGGTATGGCACGGACCGGACAGCCAGAATTGGCTGCTAGCTACAGCAAAAGAGGGGAATACCATCATTGCTTACGATGCAACCGACGGCTCGCTGATTGAGCGGTTTGGTGAAGGAGGTGTCGGCGAGGGGCAATTTGAGCGGCCCAACGGTATTGCCGTTATCGACAACCTGGTTTTGATAGTGGAACGCGATAACCAGCGTGTCCAGATCTTTTCACTTCCCGATTTTGAACCCATTGGGTTTTTAAAGCATGAAGATCTCAGGTTGCCGTATGGCCTTTCCGTCTTCAAAACAGATTCAGGCTCTTATGAACTGTACGTCACGGACAACTTTAATCCATATCTCGAAGGGTATCCTGCCGAGGAGGAGTTGGATGAACGTATTCATCATTTCAGGTTCACAATAGAGAACGGCGAACTGGATGGGGAGCATTTTAACCTGTTCGGGGATGTTACGGGAGACGGAGTTTTGCATAAAGTGGAATCACTCTATGCCGATCCGGTTTATAATCGATTGCTGATTGCAGATGAGGCCTACTCACAGAGAACGATAAAAATTTACAACCTCGACGGTGAGTTCACCGGAGATATCATTCCAGACAGATACTTTACCAGCGAACCCGAAGGTATCGCTCTCTATAGCTGTGATGATCAAAGCGGATACTGGATTATTACAGATCAACACCCCAACGAACGAAACATCTTCCAGGTGTTCGATAGGGAATCGCTTGATTACATTGGAGGTTTTAAAGGAGAGCTGACCCGAAACACGGATGGAATCTGGCTGTCTCAACAGTCATTTGAAAATTTCGAAAAAGGAGCATTTTTCCCTGTTCATGACGACGGAAGTGTGACAGCCATAAGTTGGGCTGAAATTTCCGATGCCCTTAATCTCGAAAAAAATTGTACCATCTGA